In one window of Henckelia pumila isolate YLH828 chromosome 1, ASM3356847v2, whole genome shotgun sequence DNA:
- the LOC140861920 gene encoding uncharacterized protein has product MPTQGRVFVMQAEEADPNTTLITGRILVAGVATRALLDSGATHSFISEAFTRKRSIECEDLIGGFTVTIPSGEELSTRRMVRNLELLLQGQPIVADLIVLPMPEFDLILGMDWMTKNAMVINFQLRSVLVRPEGEEPFQFALSGVRGRHRSYLL; this is encoded by the exons ATGCCGACTCAGGGGagagtgtttgtgatgcaggccgaggaggccgACCCTAATACCACGCTCATCACAG GTAGAATTTTAGTAGCCGGTGTGGCCACTAGAGCCTTgttagactcaggggctacccattcTTTCATATCGGAGGCTTTTACCCGCAAGCGGAGCATTGAGTGCGAGGATCTGATTGGTGGATTCACCGTGACCATCCCATCAGGGGAAGAACTGTCCACTAGGAGAATGGTGAGGAATCTTGAACTCCTGTTGCAAGGGCAACCAATAGTTGCAGACTTGATAGTGTTGCCCATGCCTGAGTTCGACttgattcttgggatggattggatgacgaagaatgcaATGGTGATCAACTTTCAGCTGAGGTCAGTGTTGGTCAGACCAGAGGGAGAAGAACCGTTTCAGTTTGCGCTATCAGGGGTTCGAGGAAGACACAGATCATATCttttgtag